Proteins encoded together in one Cicer arietinum cultivar CDC Frontier isolate Library 1 chromosome 4, Cicar.CDCFrontier_v2.0, whole genome shotgun sequence window:
- the LOC101502755 gene encoding bet1-like SNARE 1-2, with translation MNYRRDNRSSRSSLLDGIDSLEEGGLRASSSYAPEINEHDNDKAIESLHDKVTFLKRLTGDIHEEVETHNSLLDRVGNKMDGSRGMMLGTMDRFKMVFEKRSTRKTCSLAAYFTLAFIFIYYLIRMLGYFTLG, from the exons ATGAATTACAGAAG AGATAATCGGTCATCGAGATCATCACTTTTAGATGGTATAGATAGTCTGGAGGAAGGTGGTTTAAGGGCTTCTTCTTCTTACGCACCTGAAATAAATGAGCATGATAATGATAAAGCCATAGAGAGTCTGCATGACAAAGTTACTTTTCTAAAGCGA TTAACAGGTGATATACATGAGGAGGTTGAGACTCATAACAGTTTGCTTGACCGGGTG GGCAACAAAATGGATGGATCAAGGGGTATGATGTTGGGTACCATGGACCGATTCAAGATG GTTTTTGAGAAGAGATCGACAAGGAAAACATGCTCACTTGCGGCTTATTTCACACTTGCCTTCATATTCATATACTATCTAATTAG GATGCTTGGATATTTTACTCTAGGATGA